A single genomic interval of Brassica oleracea mitochondrion, complete genome harbors:
- the orf257 gene encoding orf257 yields MVFQSFILGNLVSLCMKIINSVVVVGLYYGFLTTFSIGPSYLFLLRARVMDEGEEGTEKKVSATTGFIAGQLMMFISIYYAPLHLALGRPHTITVLALPYLLFHFFWNNHKHFFDYGSTTRNEMRNLRIQCVFLNNFIFQLFNHFILPSSMLARLVNIYMFRCNNKMLFVTSSFVGWLIGHILFMKWVGLVLVWIQQNNSIRSNVLIRSNKYKFLVSELRNSMARIFSILLFITCVYYLGRIPSPILTKKLKGEGKS; encoded by the coding sequence ATGGTTTTTCAATCTTTTATACTAGGTAATCTAGTATCCTTATGCATGAAGATAATCAATTCGGTCGTTGTGGTCGGACTCTATTATGGATTTCTGACCACATTCTCCATAGGGCCCTCTTATCTCTTCCTTCTCCGAGCTCGGGTTATGGACGAAGGAGAAGAAGGAACCGAGAAGAAAGTATCAGCAACAACTGGTTTTATTGCGGGACAGCTCATGATGTTCATATCGATCTATTATGCGCCTCTGCATTTAGCATTGGGTAGACCTCATACAATAACTGTCCTAGCTCTACCGTATCTTTTGTTTCATTTCTTCTGGAACAATCACAAACACTTTTTTGATTATGGATCTACTACCAGAAATGAAATGCGTAATCTTCGCATTCAATGTGTATTCCTGAATAATTTCATTTTTCAATTATTCAACCATTTCATTTTACCAAGTTCAATGTTAGCCAGATTAGTCAACATTTATATGTTTCGATGCAACAACAAGATGTTATTTGTAACAAGTAGTTTTGTTGGTTGGTTAATTGGTCACATTTTATTCATGAAATGGGTTGGATTGGTATTAGTCTGGATACAGCAAAATAATTCTATTAGGTCTAATGTACTTATTAGATCTAATAAGTATAAGTTCCTTGTGTCAGAATTGAGAAATTCTATGGCTCGAATCTTTAGTATTCTCTTATTTATTACCTGTGTCTACTATTTAGGCAGAATACCATCACCCATTTTGACTAAGAAACTAAAAGGAGAGGGAAAGAGCTAG